The Rubrobacter calidifluminis region GGCATACGCCGGTACTGGTTGGGAGAGCGGGGCAGACGTACGTATCTCAGCTCCGCGCCCGGGGATGGCGGAAATACCGCCGCGGGGGCTGGCACTGCCCCGTGTGCGTCGCAAGAAGAGAGGAGCGGTAAGCATGGAAGATGCAAGCGACAAGATACAGTTCTTTGCGTACCTGCCGGAGATCCAGAGTGCGGTGAGCATCGGCAGGGACTCCTCCAGGATCAAGCTCGACGTGCCCGAGACGGATATAGCGGCGGCCATAAGGCTGGCCGCGTACGGGCGAGGCAAGAGTCTGCGTGTGACGGTGGAGATCGAGGGAGACGAGCTGTGAGCGTCTGGGCGGAGAAGTGGGCATACGAGTGCCAGCCGCGCACGAGCGGCGCGAAATTCGTCCTCGTCTGTCTGGCGCATCACGCCGACGAGGAGGGTTACTGCTACCCGTCGCAGCGGCGCCTAGCGGCCATGACCGGGCTCAAAGAACGCGCCGTTCGCACACACCTCGCGGCGCTCGAGGAGGACGGGTTCATCAGACGCAAAGCGCGCCGCAGAGATGGACGGCGCACCTCCGATCTCATACAGCTTCTCATCCCTGAAGACGAGCTCAGGCTACCGGCAGAAATTGCCGCCAGCAGGAAAGCAACCGGCAAAAAACGACACGACCTACCGGCAAAAAACGACGCGAACAACCGGCAAAATTTGCCGGGGAAAGATCAGAAGAAAGGTCAGATAGAACAGTCAGAGTATGCGCTAGAAGAAGACTTCGCTAACGCTACGTCTTCTTCTAGCGGTGCGGACGGCAAGCCGCCGCACCGCGCGGATACATACGTCCGGATGATCGAGGACCAGTCACGTTTGCTAGGCGTTCCTCTCGACGATGACGAGAAGCTACGTATCGGCTCGTATGCGAAGAACCTGATCGAGAAGAACAAGGCCGGGCCGCCACAGATGCTTCGGTGGGCGGCGCGCCTGGCGACGAGGCGGGCGGAGAATCCGCGCATACGGCCGTCTCAGGCCTGGGCGGATGTGGCCTCGTGCTCCGGCGGAAGGCGTACGCGAGCAGGCAGTGAGTCGATAGCCGTAGTCGGGGTGTGCGAGGAAGACTACGACGACTGGACGGGGTGGTGATGGTGGAAGATCTCGCCAGGATCTCGCAGTTGACGGAAGAAGAGCTCGACGAGCTCGCAGCCGAGCTGGCGCGCAGAGCCAGCCGGGCTCAGAAGAGCAGAAACGACTCCACGCCGGACGCTCGAGAAACAATCTGCGGGAGGTGCGGACGTCCGCAACCTCGCACGCTCGTGATCGGCAATCCCTACCAGAAGATGTGCGAGTGTCATCAGGACGTGGCGCGGGCATGGCGGGCGATAGAGCGCGTCGATCCCGCCGGCGAGATGACATTCGCGAGTCTGAGAGACCCCGATCCGACGGTGAAAAACGCGGCGGCGAAGCTTCAGGCGATCGTGAGCGGCCAGCGGAGCCGGGGTGTGCTGATGTTCGGACTTCCGGGTCGGGGCAAGACGCATCTTTCGATCGCGTTTGCGCGGTCGATGCTGGAGGCCGGCAAGCTCTGCGGCGTGTACAACCT contains the following coding sequences:
- a CDS encoding helix-turn-helix domain-containing protein, yielding MSVWAEKWAYECQPRTSGAKFVLVCLAHHADEEGYCYPSQRRLAAMTGLKERAVRTHLAALEEDGFIRRKARRRDGRRTSDLIQLLIPEDELRLPAEIAASRKATGKKRHDLPAKNDANNRQNLPGKDQKKGQIEQSEYALEEDFANATSSSSGADGKPPHRADTYVRMIEDQSRLLGVPLDDDEKLRIGSYAKNLIEKNKAGPPQMLRWAARLATRRAENPRIRPSQAWADVASCSGGRRTRAGSESIAVVGVCEEDYDDWTGW
- a CDS encoding ATP-binding protein; its protein translation is MTEEELDELAAELARRASRAQKSRNDSTPDARETICGRCGRPQPRTLVIGNPYQKMCECHQDVARAWRAIERVDPAGEMTFASLRDPDPTVKNAAAKLQAIVSGQRSRGVLMFGLPGRGKTHLSIAFARSMLEAGKLCGVYNLAGLISRIQSTYGYEDAEESKASILDEVLRHDAIVLDDIGKEHRSQDTETIVYQLVDALYNARKPLIASSNLPGKEFAERYDAAVLSRLKGMCERLVIRGEDRREAAWEW